One genomic window of Nicotiana sylvestris chromosome 10, ASM39365v2, whole genome shotgun sequence includes the following:
- the LOC138879995 gene encoding uncharacterized protein, which produces MEPLKWQTRNIKKILRKMIQGSRQWHEKLPFALLGYRTTVCTSVGATPYLLVYATEAVIPAEVEIPSLRIIMESEIEDTEWVKTRLEQLMLIDEKRLAAVCFGQLYQQRMARAYHKKVRPRQFEVGQLVLKRILPHQVEAKGKFAPNCQGPYIIRKVLPKGALHLVDE; this is translated from the coding sequence atggagcCGTTGAAGTGGCAAACaagaaacatcaagaagattcttcggaagatgatccaaggttctaggcaatggcatgaaaagttgccttttgctcttTTGGGATACCGCACGACTGTTTGCACATCTGTTGGTGCAACTCCGTATCTGCTTGTATATGCAACTGAAGCTGTAATACCCGCTGAAGTCGAAATTCCCTCTCTCCGAATTATTATGGAATCAGAGATTGAAGAcactgagtgggtcaagacccgattagaacaactgatgttgattgatgaaaaacggcTAGCAGCAGTGTGTTTTGGCCAGttgtaccagcaaagaatggcacgCGCTTACCATAAGAAAGTGCGCCCAAGGCAGTTTGAGGTAGGCCAGCTGgtgttgaaacgcatccttccgcaccaggtggaagctaaaggaaagttcgccccgaactgtcaaggaccctacatcatcaggaaagtgttaccaaaaggggccttgcactTGGTAGATGAATAA
- the LOC138879994 gene encoding uncharacterized protein has translation MASKDLDTGVVDPSREIVGSGPELKEEVQRLKQQMAEMYQSWIRGHPPPSFPTNYTENPATIPPLPQAQVPTTVDLSPQHAPGFTPYHNYPGTSSQTFHALPAKTTAFPSPDTQYYAPKPTFEVPDPYSHTPHLEPHVETEKPPKNAEREEIFRKVKSLEQSMRNMQGLRSQVSVAYKDLCLFPNVELPAGFKMPKFDLYDGHGDPVSHLRGYCNKMRGVEGKDELLMAYFSQSLSGVALEWYTRQDTSRWYT, from the coding sequence atggctagcaaagacttggataCCGGGGTTGTCGACCCCTCGAGGGAGATTGTGGGGTCGGGAcctgaattgaaagaggaggtccaaaggttgaaacagcagatggcagaaatgtatcagtcttggattagagggcatcctccaccttcattccccactaactacactgaaaaccctgcaactatcccaccactaCCACAAGCCCAGGTTCCCACTACTGTTGATCTTTCCCCACAACATGCACCAGGCTTCACCCCTTACCACAATTACCCTGGCACTTCCTCCCAAACTTTCCATGCTCTACCAGCCAAAACAACCGCATTCCCATCTCCAGATACCCAATACTATGCCCCGAAACCCACATTCGAAGTCCCAGATCCTTACTCCCACACTCCCCAccttgagcctcatgttgaaactgaGAAACCACCCAAGAACGCGGAGCGAGAGGAGATATTTAGGAAGGTGAAGAGTCTGGAACAATCAatgagaaatatgcaagggttaagaAGTCAGGTGAGTGTGGcttataaggatttgtgtttgtttcCTAATGTCGAACTGCctgccgggttcaagatgcccaagtttgacttgtatgacggaCATGGGGATCCCGTATctcatctgagaggttattgCAATAAAATGAGAGGCGTCGAGGGTAAAGACGAATTACTGATGGCATACTTcagccagagtctgagtggggtagctctagaatggtacacccgccaggacaccagcagatggtacacatga
- the LOC104230463 gene encoding uncharacterized protein, whose product MDIDLDVHELLVMGDSHLIIRQDQGEWETRDIKLIPYRQCVQDLSRRFKSIEFRYIPMFHNELADALATLASILPYPDNTHIDPLEIQVRNQHGYCNTIETEPDGEPWYHDIKRFQKTREYLKHAKGDQKRTIRRLTNGFFLNGEILYKSTPDLNLLRCIGAIEAEQIMSEVHSGVCGPHMNGYVLAKKILRAGYY is encoded by the coding sequence ATGGACATCGATCTAGATGTGCATGAACTATTGGTCATGGGAGATTCTcacttgattatccgacaagaccaaggtgaatgggagactcgagacatCAAGCTTATTCCGTACAGACAATGTGTGCAAGACTTGAGCAGAAGATTCAAATccatcgagttcaggtacattcctatGTTTCACAACGAGCTAGCCGATGCCTTGGCCACTTTAGCCTCGATTCTCCCTTATCCAGACAACACTCATATTGACCCACTAGAAATCCAAGTTCGGAAtcaacacggttactgcaatacaATCGAGACGGAAccagatggtgaaccatggtatcatgacataaaaCGATTCCAGAAAACAAGAGAATATCTAAAGCATGCCaaaggagatcaaaaaagaactaTAAGGCGGCTCACCAATGGTTTCTTCCTGAATGGGGAAATTCTGTACAAGAGTACCCCAGATTTaaacttgttgagatgcataggtGCTATAGAAGCAGAGCAGATCATGAGTGAAGTGCATTCGGGGgtatgcggacctcacatgaatggatatgttttggcaaagaagattctgcgagcagggtattattga